The following coding sequences are from one Beggiatoa alba B18LD window:
- the kdsA gene encoding 3-deoxy-8-phosphooctulonate synthase, giving the protein MNLCGFPVGLNSPLFLIAGTCVVESEQLALDTAGTLKEITQKLDIPFIYKSSFDKANRSSHNSFRGLGIEQGLTILAKVRAQIGVPILTDVHEDTPLNEVASVVDVLQTPAFLCRQTNFIQNVARQGLPVNIKKGQFLAPDDMLNVVEKAKVTGNQSIMVCERGISFGYHNLVVDMRSLAIMRKTACPVVFDATHAVQLPGGQGHASGGQREFVPVLARAAVAAGVAGLFMETHPTPETALSDGANSWHLHRMQELLETLKALDETVKKSGFIEEVM; this is encoded by the coding sequence ATGAATTTATGCGGTTTCCCTGTTGGCTTAAATAGCCCCCTCTTTCTGATTGCTGGCACTTGTGTCGTTGAATCGGAACAATTAGCCCTAGACACAGCAGGCACTTTAAAAGAAATCACTCAAAAACTGGACATTCCATTTATTTATAAATCGTCATTTGATAAAGCGAACCGTTCTTCACACAACAGCTTTCGTGGTTTAGGCATAGAACAAGGCTTAACCATTTTAGCCAAAGTACGGGCGCAAATTGGCGTGCCCATTTTAACCGACGTGCATGAAGACACGCCTTTAAATGAAGTTGCCAGTGTGGTCGACGTATTACAAACCCCTGCTTTTTTATGTCGGCAAACGAATTTTATTCAAAACGTTGCCCGCCAAGGCTTACCCGTCAATATCAAAAAAGGACAATTTCTTGCCCCTGACGATATGTTAAACGTGGTAGAAAAAGCGAAAGTAACAGGAAATCAATCAATCATGGTTTGTGAACGTGGTATTTCATTTGGCTATCACAATTTAGTCGTTGATATGCGTTCACTGGCTATCATGCGAAAAACCGCTTGCCCCGTCGTCTTTGATGCTACACACGCTGTGCAATTACCGGGTGGACAAGGACATGCGTCAGGCGGACAACGTGAGTTTGTCCCCGTTTTAGCCCGTGCCGCTGTTGCTGCTGGCGTTGCAGGTTTATTCATGGAAACTCATCCCACCCCAGAAACTGCGTTAAGCGATGGTGCAAATTCATGGCATTTACACCGTATGCAAGAATTGCTGGAAACGTTGAAGGCGTTGGATGAAACAGTGAAGAAATCGGGGTTTATCGAGGAAGTGATGTGA
- the gpmA gene encoding 2,3-diphosphoglycerate-dependent phosphoglycerate mutase, producing MYKIVLLRHGESVWNKENRFTGWTDVDLSPKGLEEATQAGQLLKKEGFTFDIAYTSVLKRAIRTLWITLDQMDLMWIPVYRNWRLNERHYGALQGLNKTETAQKHGEDMVKIWRRSYDIPPPALEKTDARYAGNDPRYKALSEAELPLTESLKETVARFVPYWEETIVPTIKSGKQVIIVAHGNSIRSLIKYLDNVSETDIVNLNIPTAIPLVYELDENCKPIKHYYLGDQAAVEAAVNSVANQAQTK from the coding sequence ATGTACAAAATTGTATTACTGCGACATGGGGAAAGTGTTTGGAATAAAGAAAACCGCTTTACAGGATGGACAGATGTCGATTTGTCTCCTAAAGGGCTGGAAGAAGCAACCCAAGCAGGACAATTATTGAAAAAGGAAGGCTTTACATTTGATATTGCCTACACCTCTGTTTTAAAAAGAGCCATCCGTACTTTATGGATTACGTTAGACCAAATGGATTTAATGTGGATTCCTGTTTATCGCAATTGGCGATTAAATGAGCGTCATTATGGGGCGTTACAGGGTTTAAACAAGACGGAAACCGCGCAAAAACATGGCGAGGACATGGTAAAAATTTGGCGACGGAGTTATGACATTCCCCCACCTGCATTGGAAAAAACAGACGCACGTTATGCGGGTAATGACCCCCGTTATAAGGCGTTAAGCGAGGCAGAATTGCCGTTAACGGAAAGTTTAAAAGAAACAGTCGCCCGTTTTGTGCCTTATTGGGAAGAAACCATTGTCCCTACGATTAAATCGGGGAAGCAAGTCATTATTGTGGCACATGGTAATAGTATTCGTTCACTGATTAAGTATTTAGATAATGTTTCTGAAACAGACATTGTCAACTTAAACATTCCCACCGCTATTCCTTTAGTCTATGAATTAGATGAAAATTGTAAACCTATCAAGCATTATTATTTAGGCGACCAAGCGGCGGTTGAAGCGGCTGTTAATTCGGTTGCGAATCAAGCACAAACTAAGTAA
- a CDS encoding ArsR/SmtB family transcription factor — protein sequence MAENIQPIALITHDEDIERAARSMKAMSHPLRLKILCTLGEHELSVQDIVEQVGTSQSNISQHLAILRDKGILTSRKDANRVYYRVGDARTLRLISMMREVFCSFCS from the coding sequence ATGGCAGAAAATATTCAACCGATTGCGCTGATTACCCATGATGAAGATATTGAACGAGCAGCGCGTTCGATGAAAGCAATGTCCCATCCTCTACGTCTCAAAATCTTGTGCACGTTAGGAGAACATGAATTGAGTGTGCAAGATATCGTGGAACAAGTGGGCACTTCACAAAGCAATATTTCACAACATTTGGCAATTTTACGAGATAAAGGGATTTTAACCTCTCGTAAGGATGCAAATCGAGTGTATTATCGCGTCGGTGATGCTCGAACATTACGCCTAATTAGTATGATGCGTGAGGTTTTTTGCTCATTTTGTAGCTAA
- a CDS encoding rhodanese-like domain-containing protein produces the protein MGQFFEFMGNHPFLFMALFVVATLLAWQVFNSAGLGNALQPQEATLKINREDAIVVDVREENEYTQGHIINALHIPLGSLVNKLNRLEKYRDRPIIVSCMTGQRSASAVGILKKNGFDNVYNLSGGIMAWHNANLPVAKGKETKEKQVADVVENVSENA, from the coding sequence ATGGGACAATTTTTTGAGTTTATGGGAAATCATCCCTTTTTATTCATGGCATTATTTGTTGTTGCGACGCTGTTAGCATGGCAAGTGTTTAATAGTGCAGGACTTGGGAATGCCTTGCAACCACAAGAGGCAACTTTAAAAATCAATCGTGAAGATGCCATCGTTGTCGATGTTCGTGAAGAAAATGAATATACACAAGGTCATATTATCAATGCCTTACATATTCCGCTGGGCAGTTTAGTCAATAAGTTAAATCGTTTAGAAAAGTACCGCGACCGCCCAATTATTGTCAGTTGCATGACAGGACAACGCTCTGCAAGTGCGGTTGGGATTCTCAAGAAAAATGGGTTTGATAATGTGTATAATTTGAGCGGTGGCATAATGGCGTGGCACAATGCCAATTTACCTGTTGCCAAAGGAAAGGAAACCAAGGAAAAACAGGTTGCTGATGTGGTAGAAAACGTGAGCGAAAACGCATAA
- the secB gene encoding protein-export chaperone SecB codes for MADENQQVQETFQIGTIYLKDISFETSNSPDVWNAQGKLAPETEITSSISALRQDVYEVILKVNVTVKVNDNTAFIVEIQQAGVFMIQNFTQDRLNYMLNSYCLSILFPYARANIADLVTRGGFPPLTLGIMNFDAMYAQRIQQLREEAAKAATATGATA; via the coding sequence GTGGCAGACGAAAACCAACAAGTGCAAGAAACTTTTCAAATCGGTACGATTTATTTAAAAGATATTTCTTTTGAAACCTCCAATTCTCCTGATGTTTGGAATGCACAAGGAAAACTTGCACCAGAAACCGAAATTACCAGTAGTATAAGTGCGTTACGTCAGGATGTTTACGAAGTAATTTTAAAAGTCAACGTCACGGTTAAAGTCAATGATAACACTGCTTTTATTGTTGAAATTCAACAAGCAGGAGTTTTCATGATTCAAAACTTTACCCAAGACCGTTTAAACTACATGTTAAACAGCTACTGCTTAAGCATTCTATTCCCCTATGCCCGTGCTAACATTGCTGATTTAGTCACACGCGGTGGCTTCCCGCCTTTAACCTTAGGCATCATGAATTTCGACGCGATGTATGCCCAACGCATTCAACAACTGCGTGAAGAAGCTGCCAAAGCAGCGACAGCAACTGGCGCAACCGCTTAA
- a CDS encoding NAD(P)H-dependent glycerol-3-phosphate dehydrogenase — protein sequence MLSPSALLVLGAGSWGTALALALARRQYPIYLWGKDPAHVHTLQIQRCNQRFLPNAVFPDNLYAITDFVTLMPIVEDIIIVVPSHGFRETLKKIKPYITKNHRLCWATKGLEYQTGLLLHEVARAELGDNIPLAVLSGPSFAGEVAAALPTAVTIAAQDIENAHHVAQLFHQASFRAYTSNDMVGVQIGGAVKNVIAIAAGIADGLKMGANTRAALITRGLSEIVRLGIALGGQRETFMGLAGLGDLVLTCTDNQSRNRRFGYALAQGISLEAAQAQVGQVVEGIHAATITHQLAQQHGVEMPIVNHVNQVLTGQSTPLEAAQALLAREPKPEML from the coding sequence ATGTTATCGCCGTCCGCCTTATTAGTCTTAGGGGCAGGGTCATGGGGCACTGCACTGGCTCTTGCGCTTGCCCGTCGACAATACCCTATTTACCTTTGGGGTAAAGACCCTGCGCATGTTCATACTTTACAAATACAACGTTGTAATCAACGATTTTTGCCGAATGCGGTTTTTCCCGATAATTTATACGCCATTACGGACTTCGTAACCCTCATGCCGATTGTGGAAGACATTATTATTGTCGTTCCTAGCCATGGCTTCCGCGAAACCTTAAAAAAAATAAAGCCCTACATTACAAAAAATCATCGTTTATGCTGGGCAACAAAAGGCTTGGAATATCAAACAGGGTTGCTTTTACACGAAGTAGCGCGTGCAGAATTAGGCGATAACATCCCTCTCGCGGTTTTGTCAGGTCCTTCATTTGCCGGTGAAGTCGCTGCCGCCTTACCGACAGCGGTCACGATTGCCGCACAAGACATCGAAAACGCTCATCATGTCGCCCAATTATTTCATCAAGCCTCATTCCGTGCTTATACCAGTAATGACATGGTCGGGGTACAAATTGGGGGCGCGGTTAAAAATGTCATTGCCATTGCTGCAGGTATCGCAGATGGTTTAAAAATGGGAGCAAATACCCGTGCCGCTTTAATTACACGTGGACTGAGCGAAATTGTACGTTTAGGCATTGCCCTCGGTGGACAACGCGAAACCTTTATGGGTTTAGCAGGCTTAGGCGATTTAGTCCTAACTTGCACTGATAACCAATCCCGCAATCGACGCTTTGGCTACGCACTCGCGCAAGGCATCAGCCTAGAAGCTGCACAAGCTCAAGTTGGACAAGTGGTCGAAGGCATACATGCTGCAACCATCACCCACCAACTCGCCCAACAGCACGGTGTAGAAATGCCCATAGTCAACCATGTCAACCAAGTATTAACAGGACAAAGCACCCCACTAGAAGCCGCTCAAGCCCTGTTAGCCCGTGAACCCAAGCCAGAAATGCTATAA
- a CDS encoding HugZ family pyridoxamine 5'-phosphate oxidase, with translation MSDKLTEARALFLDSKYGVLSTLLADDTQYPFGSIVPYCLDRQGNPLILISRLAQHSKNLIAHPKVSLTLHQATTGNVLTAPRLTCLADAIPLSTDDEDSRNRYCRYYPEGESYYKQLDFHFYRLIIKKALYIGGFGRIEWLAGDELIKPNPLTADEETQILQHMNTEHQAALRHYYENSQHVLIDVRQALTIVGIDSDGFDIQTGERLHRFTFQQAVNNVTDVRHALIAMAQV, from the coding sequence ATGAGCGATAAACTCACTGAAGCCCGTGCATTATTCCTCGACAGTAAATATGGTGTGCTATCCACCCTACTTGCTGACGATACACAATACCCTTTTGGCTCTATTGTTCCTTACTGTTTAGACCGACAAGGCAACCCGCTAATACTCATTAGCCGATTAGCGCAACACAGTAAAAACCTCATTGCCCATCCAAAAGTGTCGCTCACGTTACACCAAGCAACAACAGGTAACGTCTTAACCGCTCCCCGCTTAACCTGTCTTGCCGATGCAATTCCCCTAAGTACTGATGATGAAGATAGCCGTAATCGTTACTGTCGTTACTACCCCGAAGGCGAATCCTATTACAAACAACTGGATTTTCATTTCTATCGGCTTATCATCAAAAAAGCCCTTTATATTGGCGGATTTGGACGTATTGAATGGCTTGCAGGTGACGAACTGATTAAACCAAACCCCTTAACTGCTGACGAAGAAACCCAGATTCTTCAGCACATGAATACAGAACACCAAGCGGCCCTACGTCACTACTATGAAAACTCGCAACACGTACTGATTGACGTGCGACAAGCCCTCACCATAGTCGGCATAGACAGTGATGGCTTTGACATACAAACAGGTGAACGCCTACACCGTTTTACATTTCAACAAGCAGTGAACAACGTAACCGACGTTAGACACGCCCTTATAGCCATGGCGCAGGTATAA
- the accA gene encoding acetyl-CoA carboxylase carboxyl transferase subunit alpha, with the protein MNLNFLEFEQPIADLEAKIDELRYVGKDNDINISDEIERLKAKSEELTRSIFSNLSAWQISQLARHPQRPYLLDYIEHIFTEFQELHGDRAFGDDSAIIGGLARLAGRPVMVIGHQKGRSTREKIQRNFGMPRPEGYRKALRLMRMAERFRLPILTFIDTPGAYPGVDAEERGQSEAIARNLYEMISLTVPIICTVVGEGGSGGALAIGVGDRVAMMEYSTYSVISPEGCASILWKSSDKAAEAAEAMNLTSSRLKELGLIDMIIPEPLGGAHRDLTQMMETMSTMLQNTLKDLETLSINELLEARYQRFMRFGVFEEA; encoded by the coding sequence ATGAATCTGAATTTCTTAGAATTTGAACAACCCATTGCCGACTTAGAAGCGAAAATCGACGAATTACGTTATGTTGGCAAAGACAACGACATCAATATCAGCGATGAAATTGAACGTTTAAAAGCCAAGAGCGAAGAACTCACCCGCTCCATTTTTAGCAATCTCAGTGCATGGCAAATATCCCAACTTGCCCGCCATCCACAACGCCCTTATTTACTTGACTACATCGAGCATATATTTACCGAATTTCAAGAACTACATGGTGATAGAGCATTTGGAGACGATTCCGCTATCATTGGCGGACTTGCCCGTTTAGCGGGTCGCCCTGTCATGGTTATCGGACACCAAAAAGGACGCAGTACACGGGAAAAAATTCAACGCAATTTCGGAATGCCCCGCCCTGAAGGCTACCGCAAAGCCTTACGCCTGATGCGCATGGCAGAACGCTTCCGCTTACCCATACTCACCTTCATAGACACCCCTGGCGCGTATCCTGGTGTGGATGCAGAAGAACGAGGACAAAGCGAAGCGATTGCCCGTAATCTCTATGAAATGATAAGTTTAACCGTACCGATTATCTGCACCGTTGTTGGCGAAGGCGGTTCAGGGGGCGCGTTAGCCATTGGCGTTGGCGACCGCGTGGCGATGATGGAATACAGCACTTATTCCGTTATATCCCCCGAAGGCTGCGCTTCTATTCTCTGGAAAAGCTCAGACAAAGCTGCTGAAGCCGCTGAAGCGATGAACTTAACCTCTAGCCGTCTTAAAGAGCTAGGATTGATTGATATGATTATCCCTGAACCGCTAGGTGGCGCACATCGTGACTTAACGCAAATGATGGAAACCATGAGTACGATGCTACAAAATACCCTAAAAGACTTAGAAACCTTATCCATTAATGAATTATTAGAAGCCCGTTATCAACGCTTTATGCGCTTTGGGGTGTTTGAAGAGGCATAG
- the lpxL gene encoding LpxL/LpxP family Kdo(2)-lipid IV(A) lauroyl/palmitoleoyl acyltransferase translates to MENPTINDSQLIYPVQRQMLAQFLRHSPLSPLYWHWWLIIAILWLVTRLPLSWQLLIGRQIGYCLYLLASRRRHIATVNINLCFPELSETDRKKLVKESFLVLGEGLLELLSAWWMPTARFNIKWQVTGEEYLLDAIQKGKGIILLSAHFTALEIGGRYLTMRFPKQIHAIYRRHQNPVLEYVTRHSREKHAEKAIHRDAVREMLRSLKANKILWLATDQNFGHKNSVFADFFGIPTATNTVVSRLAGFSNSAIIPFFTQRLPNQQGYKIIYLPPLDNFPSGDYLTDTNRLNKLIENQIREAPAQYLWTHRRFKDRPAGEKSFYET, encoded by the coding sequence GTGGAAAACCCCACGATTAATGATTCACAATTAATCTATCCCGTACAACGCCAAATGCTTGCCCAATTCCTCCGTCACTCCCCCTTATCTCCCCTCTACTGGCACTGGTGGCTGATTATTGCAATCCTGTGGCTAGTTACCCGTTTACCACTTTCGTGGCAACTCCTCATCGGACGACAAATTGGCTACTGCCTCTACTTACTCGCATCACGTCGCCGTCATATTGCAACCGTCAACATCAACTTATGCTTTCCTGAATTAAGCGAAACTGACCGCAAAAAACTCGTTAAAGAAAGCTTTCTCGTCTTAGGCGAAGGACTACTCGAACTCCTCTCCGCATGGTGGATGCCAACCGCTCGCTTCAACATAAAATGGCAAGTGACAGGAGAAGAGTATTTACTGGACGCGATACAAAAAGGTAAAGGTATCATACTATTAAGCGCACACTTCACCGCTTTAGAAATAGGTGGACGCTACCTCACCATGCGCTTTCCGAAACAAATTCATGCTATTTACCGTCGCCATCAAAACCCCGTTTTAGAATATGTGACCCGTCACAGTCGCGAAAAACACGCCGAAAAAGCCATTCATCGCGATGCCGTGCGCGAAATGCTTCGCAGTTTAAAAGCAAATAAAATTCTTTGGTTAGCGACAGACCAAAATTTCGGACACAAAAACAGCGTATTTGCCGATTTCTTCGGCATTCCAACCGCCACCAACACCGTTGTTAGTCGTTTAGCAGGTTTTAGCAACTCCGCCATTATCCCCTTTTTTACCCAACGCCTTCCCAACCAACAAGGCTACAAAATTATTTACCTCCCCCCCCTAGACAATTTTCCCAGCGGAGACTATTTAACCGATACCAACCGCCTAAACAAACTGATTGAAAACCAAATCCGCGAAGCCCCTGCCCAATACCTATGGACACATCGCCGTTTTAAAGACCGTCCCGCAGGGGAAAAATCCTTTTATGAGACATAA
- a CDS encoding ribonuclease catalytic domain-containing protein, translating to MTDFEGQVWAAQDDDNVQFICISKRVKNKIQAVNEKGRDTRIAEEKLLWQYHSDVRDLNEWQNLAFNLQTVIDSLRSQIDIALLWETALDMQLTDISDMAELYFGGDVTAEHFVAIWRVLADDRLYFKRRSKAWEARTAEQIAELKLQREREQARAKAQLLANEWLKNAAYQDNVTLSPEILPFVERLECWLRGDTDKDVDELVGRIAETVKISPRELAFEVLQKAGRLPADADRDVIIAGLKPEFSSAVNEAVHAITHWQPTAEQTITEIAFSIDDEETREVDDALSIETDGDGWKITIAIADPSAVIQRGDVLDREAMRRGTTVYLPTQTVLMLPESVSCDIASLSPQQVRSAILLRAWLDKDANLTNSTISREPIIVRRRLHYSDADKMLTSAETDNDTVALKQLLTIAQQRQSQRLAEGAFNLQRPELKIKVYNGQVTVEILDKDSPSRLLVAEMMILANHIAAKYAQRHQVPIIYRTQESPLEPITPELLAEPLGFYKVRKLLRPSSLSLQPAGHSGLGLSAYTQLTSPLRRFADLVMQRQLVAHIVGEPLPYDQDELFKVLETAERTSRESRMIENDAKKRFFMQYLQDTWSNQPFQAMLLDTVKGGYKVEMQPWGVDGFLGGNDRLELGQVVTVMVDKIRVRDGYARLKVV from the coding sequence GTGACTGATTTCGAAGGACAAGTATGGGCTGCGCAAGATGATGATAATGTACAATTTATCTGCATCAGCAAACGTGTTAAAAACAAAATTCAAGCCGTTAACGAAAAAGGACGCGACACGCGGATTGCCGAAGAAAAACTGCTATGGCAATACCATAGCGACGTGCGCGACCTCAACGAATGGCAAAACCTCGCTTTTAACCTCCAAACCGTTATCGATAGCCTACGCAGTCAAATCGACATCGCCTTACTCTGGGAAACCGCGCTCGACATGCAACTGACCGATATCAGCGACATGGCAGAGCTATACTTTGGCGGAGATGTCACCGCTGAACACTTCGTTGCTATTTGGCGCGTACTCGCTGATGACCGCCTTTACTTCAAACGACGCAGTAAAGCATGGGAAGCCCGCACCGCCGAACAAATCGCCGAACTCAAATTACAACGCGAACGCGAACAAGCCCGCGCAAAAGCCCAACTACTCGCGAATGAATGGCTAAAAAATGCTGCTTATCAAGACAATGTCACCCTTTCTCCTGAAATTCTTCCCTTTGTCGAACGCCTAGAATGCTGGCTACGTGGTGATACCGACAAAGATGTCGACGAACTAGTCGGACGCATTGCCGAAACAGTAAAAATAAGCCCGCGAGAACTAGCCTTCGAAGTGCTACAAAAAGCAGGACGTTTGCCCGCCGATGCTGACCGTGATGTCATTATTGCAGGCTTAAAACCCGAATTCTCCAGTGCAGTCAACGAAGCCGTCCATGCCATCACCCACTGGCAACCCACAGCCGAGCAAACCATCACCGAAATTGCCTTTAGCATCGACGACGAAGAAACCCGCGAAGTTGACGATGCGTTAAGCATAGAAACCGACGGCGACGGCTGGAAAATTACCATTGCGATTGCAGACCCCTCCGCCGTGATTCAACGCGGTGATGTCTTAGACCGCGAAGCCATGCGACGCGGGACAACCGTCTATTTACCGACCCAAACCGTTTTAATGCTACCTGAAAGCGTCTCTTGCGACATCGCCAGCCTAAGCCCGCAACAAGTCCGCTCCGCGATATTACTGCGTGCATGGCTAGATAAAGACGCAAACCTCACCAACAGCACCATTAGTCGTGAACCCATTATTGTCCGTCGTCGCCTGCACTACAGCGATGCTGACAAAATGCTAACCAGTGCAGAAACTGATAACGACACCGTCGCCTTAAAACAACTCCTCACCATTGCCCAACAACGCCAAAGCCAACGCCTAGCCGAAGGCGCATTTAACTTACAACGCCCTGAATTAAAAATTAAAGTCTATAACGGACAAGTCACCGTCGAAATCTTAGATAAAGACTCCCCCAGCCGTTTACTGGTCGCGGAAATGATGATTTTAGCCAACCACATCGCCGCCAAATATGCCCAACGTCACCAAGTGCCGATTATTTACCGCACCCAAGAATCCCCATTAGAACCGATAACCCCCGAACTACTCGCCGAACCGCTCGGCTTTTACAAAGTTCGTAAACTCCTACGCCCCTCCAGCCTCTCGCTACAACCCGCAGGACACAGCGGACTAGGCTTATCCGCGTACACCCAACTGACCTCACCGCTACGCCGTTTTGCCGATTTAGTCATGCAACGCCAACTTGTCGCCCACATCGTCGGCGAGCCGTTACCGTATGACCAAGATGAATTATTCAAAGTTTTAGAAACCGCCGAACGCACGTCGCGCGAATCAAGAATGATAGAAAACGACGCGAAAAAACGCTTTTTCATGCAATATTTACAAGACACATGGAGCAATCAACCTTTTCAAGCCATGTTACTGGACACCGTGAAAGGTGGTTATAAAGTCGAGATGCAACCATGGGGCGTGGATGGCTTTTTAGGCGGAAATGACCGTTTAGAATTGGGTCAAGTGGTTACTGTGATGGTGGATAAAATACGGGTTCGAGATGGGTATGCGCGGTTGAAGGTGGTTTAA
- a CDS encoding ApeA N-terminal domain 1-containing protein, with protein MEELPELFKEQKWVGEFYVRKLQPTSDEDEYLRFLGEINFSPENGLTLYYSTSSMLCKTKGVIYGILMTGERCSLIGGKLPELQFPTLRKGQMTHQGLISCSCLFINDHIEEDTTFHEVTFTVTNMQEFFIPQGYKNHVGFTKESLLKVDMDYEHISVGNYGSFLFLGKTLYHRNSEALMELTNCLEQIQKKYSSEDFLVRNDMVYKVTLHFKQEENIKNIYKRITDIADLFAILMYKPVYPESIEISIRTTDSPHPPLKVKVYPATIISPRTLELCLKERKHFDLPITARNIDLSKVMTKWLEILDKYSVVISNIQNDTPYFDRHFLYGSLVLYVAQLEAITIADNADHSIRFEYPITTYGTPKIKDKLSKLLATDSEKNLGQRISELRNQIAHVGKTKILSIIFQCHLWLK; from the coding sequence ATGGAAGAACTCCCAGAATTATTTAAAGAGCAAAAGTGGGTTGGCGAGTTTTATGTTAGAAAACTACAGCCCACTTCAGATGAAGATGAATATTTACGTTTTTTAGGAGAAATTAATTTTTCGCCTGAAAATGGGCTTACTCTTTATTATTCAACAAGTTCAATGCTATGCAAAACTAAAGGTGTTATTTATGGAATTCTCATGACAGGAGAGAGATGTAGTCTTATTGGTGGAAAACTCCCAGAACTCCAATTTCCTACCCTTAGAAAAGGGCAAATGACTCATCAAGGTCTGATAAGTTGTTCATGTCTGTTTATTAATGATCATATTGAAGAGGATACAACCTTTCATGAAGTAACCTTTACTGTAACAAATATGCAGGAATTTTTTATTCCACAAGGCTATAAAAATCATGTGGGATTTACTAAAGAGTCCTTACTAAAAGTAGATATGGATTATGAACATATTTCAGTGGGTAACTATGGTAGTTTTTTGTTTTTAGGAAAAACGCTATATCACCGCAATAGTGAAGCGTTGATGGAACTAACAAACTGTTTAGAACAAATTCAAAAAAAATACTCATCAGAAGACTTTCTTGTTAGAAATGACATGGTTTATAAAGTAACACTGCATTTTAAACAGGAAGAAAATATAAAGAATATTTATAAGCGGATTACCGATATAGCTGACTTATTTGCTATTTTAATGTACAAACCAGTTTATCCAGAAAGTATAGAAATCTCTATTAGAACGACAGATTCTCCTCATCCTCCTCTTAAAGTTAAAGTCTATCCTGCCACGATTATCAGTCCAAGAACACTGGAATTGTGCCTTAAAGAAAGAAAGCACTTCGATTTACCAATTACAGCAAGAAATATTGACTTATCTAAAGTTATGACGAAATGGCTGGAAATATTAGATAAATATTCTGTTGTAATATCTAATATTCAAAATGATACACCCTATTTTGATAGACACTTTTTATATGGTTCGCTCGTTTTATATGTTGCTCAGTTAGAAGCAATTACGATAGCTGATAATGCTGATCATTCTATAAGATTCGAGTATCCAATTACTACTTACGGAACACCTAAAATTAAAGACAAGTTATCCAAATTATTAGCCACTGACAGTGAAAAGAATCTTGGGCAACGTATTAGTGAATTGCGAAATCAGATTGCTCATGTCGGAAAAACAAAGATATTATCAATAATCTTTCAATGCCATCTATGGTTGAAATAG